From Candidatus Dormiibacterota bacterium, the proteins below share one genomic window:
- the hisS gene encoding histidine--tRNA ligase produces the protein MSSKITAPRGTQDILPPQSARWQALESQIHGLARRFGYGEVRTPMFESTELFVRGVGEATDIVEKEMYTFTDKGDRSITLRPEWTAPVMRAALEHNLFAQGPQRLYYIGPIFRYERPQKGRFRQAHQFGVECVGFAGPEADLEVISLAWELVRSNAIDDAVLNINSIGDDVCRPRYREALLAHFRPHLASLSAESQRRLERNPLRLLDSKDPHDRPYVDSAPTFESVLCDACREHFDALKAYLIAIGIPFVVNPRIVRGLDYYTRTVFEIISGALGSQSTVCGGGRYDGLVASLGGPDVPAVGFGLGIERFLMMLDAAGGEAEPVRSGIQAVGLGVQARTALVPIVAELRRRLGEPVYMDFDDRKLLSHLKSADRNGARYALILGTDELAKGELILRDLEARSDRRLALGSGRDVAAALVEAGMR, from the coding sequence ATGTCGTCCAAAATCACCGCCCCGCGCGGCACGCAAGATATTCTTCCGCCGCAGTCGGCGCGTTGGCAGGCGCTTGAATCGCAGATTCACGGGCTCGCGCGACGCTTCGGCTACGGAGAAGTCCGCACCCCGATGTTCGAATCGACCGAGCTCTTCGTGCGCGGGGTCGGTGAGGCGACCGACATCGTCGAAAAAGAGATGTACACGTTCACCGATAAGGGCGATCGGTCGATCACGCTCCGTCCTGAGTGGACGGCTCCGGTCATGCGCGCGGCGCTCGAGCACAACCTGTTCGCGCAGGGCCCGCAGCGGCTATACTATATCGGCCCGATCTTTCGTTACGAGCGGCCGCAGAAGGGCCGTTTCCGGCAGGCCCACCAGTTCGGCGTCGAGTGCGTCGGATTCGCCGGCCCCGAAGCCGACCTGGAAGTGATCTCGCTTGCGTGGGAACTCGTTCGCAGCAATGCGATCGACGATGCGGTGCTCAACATCAATTCGATCGGTGACGACGTTTGCCGCCCGCGCTATCGCGAGGCGCTGCTCGCGCATTTTCGCCCGCATCTCGCTTCGCTCTCGGCCGAATCGCAACGCCGTTTGGAGCGCAATCCATTGCGGCTGCTCGATAGCAAGGACCCGCACGACCGGCCGTACGTCGATAGCGCGCCGACGTTCGAATCGGTGTTGTGCGATGCGTGCCGCGAGCACTTCGACGCGCTCAAGGCCTACCTCATCGCGATCGGTATCCCGTTCGTCGTGAATCCGCGCATCGTCCGCGGGCTCGACTACTACACGCGAACCGTGTTTGAAATTATCTCCGGAGCGCTCGGGTCCCAATCGACCGTCTGCGGCGGCGGCCGCTACGACGGGCTGGTGGCCTCGCTCGGGGGGCCGGACGTTCCGGCGGTCGGCTTCGGCCTAGGAATCGAACGCTTTCTGATGATGCTGGACGCTGCGGGGGGCGAGGCGGAGCCGGTTCGGAGCGGCATTCAGGCGGTCGGCCTGGGCGTGCAGGCTCGCACCGCGCTCGTCCCGATCGTCGCGGAATTGCGCCGCCGGTTGGGCGAACCCGTGTACATGGATTTCGACGATCGCAAGCTGCTCTCGCATCTCAAAAGTGCCGACCGCAACGGGGCGCGCTACGCGCTGATCCTCGGGACGGACGAACTAGCCAAGGGCGAGTTGATCCTGCGCGACCTGGAAGCACGGAGCGACCGGCGCCTTGCCCTCGGCAGCGGAAGAGACGTTGCGGCAGCGCTTGTAGAAGCGGGGATGCGATGA
- the accB gene encoding acetyl-CoA carboxylase biotin carboxyl carrier protein, giving the protein MSTEDRDSQTLEELLAIMHEHDLDRLKVTSGDAVFELVRREPGAQIFAAPAPSAPAAAPVGNAGGAPAPLAAPANVKRVLAPLTGVFYRSPSPDAEVFVNEGDRIAEGDVICILEAMKLFNEIQSEYGGTVVRVLAENGELVAQGEELFWIAP; this is encoded by the coding sequence ATGAGTACAGAGGATCGGGATTCACAGACGCTTGAGGAGCTGCTCGCGATCATGCACGAGCACGACCTCGACCGCCTCAAAGTCACCTCGGGCGATGCGGTGTTCGAACTCGTGCGGCGGGAGCCGGGCGCGCAGATATTCGCCGCGCCCGCGCCTTCCGCGCCGGCCGCCGCCCCGGTGGGAAACGCCGGCGGGGCGCCCGCACCGCTCGCCGCCCCTGCCAACGTCAAACGCGTGCTCGCGCCGCTCACCGGCGTGTTCTATCGCTCGCCTTCGCCGGATGCCGAAGTCTTCGTTAACGAAGGCGACCGTATCGCCGAGGGCGACGTCATCTGCATTCTTGAGGCGATGAAACTCTTCAACGAGATTCAAAGCGAGTACGGCGGAACGGTCGTGCGCGTGCTTGCGGAGAACGGCGAGTTGGTCGCGCAGGGCGAAGAGCTTTTCTGGATTGCCCCGTGA
- a CDS encoding SIS domain-containing protein has translation MNATDVKGRRGFDILIAERQGLLDAPHYRGEVERIAAALVKALRAGKKVLWCGNGGSAAEAQHMAAELSGRFLRERPGLYSEALSVNTSTLTCIGNDYGFDHIFSRQVEAFAQPGDVVIGMTTSGTSRNIVLALEAAKKKGAVTVAFTGNGGGTVAQIADLSLNGPGGYAALVQEVHQVMAHIVCDLVEQTLIFEDGIA, from the coding sequence GTGAACGCAACCGATGTGAAAGGCCGTCGCGGCTTCGATATCTTGATCGCCGAACGGCAGGGGTTGCTCGACGCACCGCATTATCGCGGCGAGGTCGAACGCATCGCGGCCGCATTGGTGAAGGCGTTGCGAGCCGGCAAAAAAGTGCTGTGGTGCGGTAACGGCGGGAGCGCGGCCGAAGCGCAGCACATGGCGGCGGAGCTTTCGGGACGCTTCTTGCGCGAACGGCCCGGCCTTTACAGCGAGGCGCTCTCGGTGAACACCTCGACGCTCACCTGCATCGGCAACGATTACGGCTTCGACCATATCTTCTCGCGTCAAGTTGAGGCGTTCGCGCAGCCGGGTGACGTGGTGATCGGGATGACGACCAGCGGCACCTCGCGCAACATCGTGCTCGCGCTCGAAGCCGCTAAAAAGAAGGGTGCGGTGACGGTCGCGTTTACGGGTAACGGCGGCGGAACGGTCGCGCAGATCGCGGATCTTTCGCTCAACGGCCCCGGCGGCTATGCGGCGCTCGTGCAAGAGGTGCATCAAGTGATGGCGCACATCGTCTGCGATTTGGTCGAACAGACGTTGATTTTCGAGGACGGCATCGCTTGA
- the rfaE1 gene encoding D-glycero-beta-D-manno-heptose-7-phosphate kinase, whose product MNALLVSDAHALFERMRGRRVLVVGDVMLDEWIWGTVSRISPEAPVPVVAVTDHSFTLGGAGNVANNLRALGAGVTFVGTVGGDAFADDVRRLLRDEGVDDSGIFTVNDRPTTRKTRIVAQHQQVVRADWERSAALSDADRAAIVEFVRARAGESDVVILSDYAKGLLSRDIVEAARAAPLVFADPKPQNLDLFRGVTCVAPNVHEAAGASGIAIVDDASLEAAGSRLIERLECRYVVITRGEHGMSLFGREGERFTIPSVARKVFDVSGAGDTVIAVLSLALSAGASIERAMQLANYAAGAVVEKLGTATASADEIVALVEHGSG is encoded by the coding sequence TTGAACGCCTTGCTCGTCTCCGACGCGCACGCGCTCTTCGAGCGCATGCGCGGCCGCCGAGTGCTCGTCGTCGGCGACGTGATGCTCGACGAATGGATTTGGGGCACCGTCTCGCGCATTTCACCCGAGGCACCCGTCCCCGTCGTGGCGGTCACCGACCATTCGTTCACCCTCGGCGGCGCCGGAAACGTCGCGAATAATCTTCGCGCGCTCGGCGCGGGCGTGACGTTCGTCGGAACGGTGGGCGGCGACGCGTTTGCCGACGACGTGCGGCGGTTGCTGCGGGACGAAGGCGTTGACGACTCCGGGATTTTTACCGTCAACGATCGGCCGACCACGCGCAAGACGCGCATCGTCGCACAGCACCAGCAGGTGGTGCGCGCCGATTGGGAACGCAGCGCCGCGCTGAGCGATGCGGATCGCGCCGCAATCGTCGAGTTCGTGCGCGCCCGTGCCGGCGAAAGCGACGTCGTGATCTTGAGCGACTACGCCAAGGGGCTGCTCTCGCGCGACATCGTCGAAGCCGCCCGTGCGGCACCGCTGGTGTTCGCCGATCCGAAGCCGCAGAATCTCGATCTCTTTCGCGGCGTGACGTGCGTTGCGCCCAACGTGCATGAAGCCGCAGGCGCCAGCGGCATTGCCATCGTCGACGATGCCTCGTTAGAGGCTGCCGGTTCTCGCTTGATCGAACGCTTGGAGTGCCGGTACGTCGTCATCACGCGCGGCGAGCACGGCATGTCGCTGTTCGGCCGTGAGGGCGAACGCTTTACGATTCCGTCGGTGGCGCGCAAGGTGTTTGACGTGAGCGGAGCCGGCGATACGGTCATCGCGGTACTCTCGCTCGCGCTCAGCGCGGGCGCCTCGATCGAGCGCGCGATGCAGCTGGCAAACTACGCCGCCGGTGCGGTGGTGGAGAAGCTGGGGACGGCGACCGCATCCGCGGATGAGATCGTCGCATTGGTGGAACATGGATCCGGGTAG
- a CDS encoding adenylyltransferase/cytidyltransferase family protein has product MDPGRFFGQILDVEAASAWREELRQESRSLVFTNGCFDVLHAGHVEYLAWARAQGDALIVGLNSDASVRALKGEKRPLVPFEERARMLVALRSVDVVVEFGERTPEVLLDRIRPNVHVKSAQYREDELPERTVVLAHGGVIRLAPHVAGMSTTDTIARIIARYGG; this is encoded by the coding sequence ATGGATCCGGGTAGATTTTTCGGCCAAATCTTAGACGTGGAAGCCGCGAGTGCGTGGCGCGAGGAGTTGCGGCAAGAGTCGCGCAGCCTGGTGTTCACCAACGGATGCTTCGATGTCTTGCACGCGGGCCACGTCGAGTATCTGGCGTGGGCGCGGGCGCAGGGCGATGCGTTGATCGTCGGATTGAATTCGGATGCGTCGGTGCGCGCGCTCAAAGGCGAGAAGCGTCCGCTGGTGCCGTTCGAAGAACGCGCGCGCATGCTGGTGGCGTTGCGCAGCGTTGACGTCGTGGTGGAGTTCGGCGAGCGAACGCCCGAAGTGCTGCTGGATCGCATTCGTCCGAACGTGCACGTCAAGAGCGCGCAGTACCGGGAGGACGAGCTTCCCGAGCGTACCGTGGTGCTGGCGCACGGCGGGGTGATCCGCCTCGCGCCGCACGTGGCGGGCATGAGCACGACCGATACGATCGCGCGCATCATCGCTCGATACGGCGGCTAA
- a CDS encoding glycosyltransferase: MRISVVIASKDRARYVERALASLDRQIGAPSFEAIVVDNNSSDDTKATVEAAQREYAFPIRYEYEPEPNRGKARNRGIAIAQGYIVLFVDDDVQAPPGFLAAHEAAHNAPNLVVNGPILNVSGYEQKPKPAMANYSRAFMCTCNVSVPKHALDAVGGFDEDFRLYGWEDTELGVRLREHGLRWAFAWDAYIWHIKPPSENTLEMETLKALEKAKMASRFIKKQPSARARMAAGAYGINLVRGKYLLPDGLLAFYAGLATASGAPGFVRAFAKGQFLDGMYTRELIRALDE; this comes from the coding sequence ATGCGGATCTCCGTCGTCATCGCCAGTAAAGACCGGGCGCGCTATGTCGAGCGCGCGCTGGCTTCGCTCGACCGCCAGATCGGCGCGCCGTCGTTCGAAGCGATCGTCGTCGACAATAATTCGAGCGACGATACGAAGGCCACGGTCGAAGCGGCGCAGCGCGAATACGCCTTCCCGATCCGGTACGAGTACGAGCCGGAGCCCAATCGCGGTAAGGCTCGCAACCGCGGTATCGCGATCGCGCAGGGATACATCGTGCTGTTCGTGGACGACGACGTGCAGGCTCCCCCGGGATTTCTTGCCGCCCACGAAGCGGCGCACAATGCACCGAATCTCGTTGTGAACGGGCCGATTCTCAACGTCTCCGGGTACGAACAGAAGCCCAAGCCGGCGATGGCCAATTATTCACGCGCGTTCATGTGTACGTGTAACGTCTCGGTGCCCAAACACGCTTTGGATGCCGTCGGCGGATTTGACGAAGACTTCCGTTTGTACGGATGGGAAGATACCGAGCTCGGCGTGCGTTTGCGCGAACACGGCCTGCGCTGGGCGTTTGCGTGGGATGCGTATATCTGGCATATCAAGCCGCCTAGCGAAAACACGCTGGAAATGGAGACGCTCAAGGCGCTGGAGAAGGCGAAGATGGCCTCGCGCTTCATCAAAAAGCAACCGTCGGCGCGCGCGCGCATGGCCGCAGGAGCATACGGCATCAATCTGGTGCGCGGCAAATATCTCTTGCCCGACGGCTTGCTGGCGTTCTATGCCGGCTTGGCGACGGCGTCGGGAGCACCCGGGTTCGTACGCGCCTTCGCCAAAGGGCAATTTTTGGATGGAATGTACACGCGAGAGCTCATCCGCGCGTTGGATGAATAA
- a CDS encoding glycosyltransferase family 9 protein, which yields MNNDRALLYCAGGGIGDSMLASIVARALRERYTDVDALTLPGHRSTLERVPDIDRVMVDEGEERDVATRLANERYDACVVTWATPRTARIPQMAKIPVRVGQARRLYSYRFTNRVVVRSETGDVTSHWTDILLDYPRVIGCNTRDHRPRFVPTAQDEDEAKAVRLKHGLAAREYIVLHPANAIASERGNWPVAGWAALARALAERFGTRVAVTGSPNDAEIVAAICAASGAIDLSGATGIGGFGALAKDARAFVGITTGTMHVAAAAGAPTVGIFPFQSDYPERWAPLGERTGVVRASYPCHPGDTKERCADYACIAHLNLPHILAEVAALIA from the coding sequence ATGAATAACGACCGCGCGCTGCTCTACTGCGCGGGTGGCGGGATCGGCGACTCGATGCTAGCGAGCATCGTCGCGCGAGCGCTCCGCGAGCGCTATACGGACGTCGATGCGCTCACCCTACCGGGGCATCGGAGCACGCTGGAGCGCGTACCGGATATCGATCGCGTCATGGTGGACGAAGGCGAAGAACGCGATGTCGCGACGCGGCTTGCGAACGAACGCTACGACGCGTGCGTCGTCACCTGGGCAACGCCGCGCACGGCGCGCATACCCCAGATGGCGAAAATACCGGTACGCGTCGGGCAGGCTCGACGGCTCTACTCCTACCGCTTTACCAATCGCGTGGTCGTGCGGAGCGAAACGGGTGACGTAACCTCGCACTGGACCGATATTCTGCTGGATTATCCGCGCGTGATCGGCTGCAACACGCGCGACCACCGTCCGCGATTCGTTCCCACCGCGCAGGACGAAGACGAAGCGAAGGCGGTGCGTCTCAAGCATGGATTGGCGGCGCGCGAATACATCGTGCTCCATCCCGCTAACGCGATTGCATCCGAGCGCGGAAACTGGCCGGTTGCAGGTTGGGCCGCGCTAGCCCGCGCGCTCGCCGAGCGCTTCGGTACGCGCGTGGCGGTAACCGGCTCGCCGAACGACGCGGAGATCGTCGCGGCCATTTGCGCGGCTTCCGGCGCGATCGATCTGAGCGGCGCGACCGGAATCGGCGGCTTCGGCGCGCTGGCGAAAGATGCGCGAGCGTTCGTCGGTATCACGACCGGGACGATGCACGTCGCAGCCGCGGCCGGCGCGCCGACCGTCGGCATCTTTCCCTTTCAGAGCGATTATCCCGAACGCTGGGCTCCCCTCGGCGAGCGGACCGGCGTGGTACGCGCGTCGTATCCGTGCCATCCGGGCGATACCAAGGAACGCTGCGCGGACTACGCCTGCATCGCGCATCTCAACCTGCCCCATATTCTGGCCGAAGTCGCGGCGCTGATCGCTTAG
- a CDS encoding glycosyltransferase family A protein translates to MRATIQLCTYNRAPLLERVLEACFEQTTADAYEVVLVNDGSTDGTAEVIARARERATCRFVAIDQANAGLAKGRNAGIAASSGERIIFIDDDVLPLPNFVEEHLRSHAAHPLAIVRGGAINVENFEDLPPPVWSIRDYSGNYFWTTNVSVPLATIRAIGGFNESFSEYGWEDIDVGLRLRFAGVKAVFNPKALAYHYKPRPRSGNVAKMVAQARAQARTAVQLAQLHPHWRTYLATGMNPVQRSYHRLTRGAHRGRSFERMLGDLSFDRALSGRELRAARGLATEAYFEELEQAIRAG, encoded by the coding sequence ATGCGTGCGACCATACAACTCTGTACGTACAATCGCGCTCCGCTGCTGGAGCGCGTTTTAGAGGCATGCTTCGAGCAGACTACGGCCGACGCATACGAGGTCGTTCTCGTGAACGACGGCTCGACCGATGGAACCGCGGAAGTGATCGCGCGGGCGCGCGAACGCGCGACGTGCCGCTTCGTGGCGATCGACCAAGCTAATGCGGGGCTCGCAAAGGGTCGCAACGCCGGGATCGCGGCGTCGAGCGGCGAGCGAATCATCTTTATCGACGACGACGTGCTGCCGTTGCCGAATTTCGTCGAAGAGCATCTGCGCTCGCATGCCGCGCATCCGCTCGCGATCGTGCGCGGCGGCGCCATCAACGTCGAGAATTTCGAGGACTTGCCGCCACCGGTGTGGAGCATCAGGGACTACAGCGGCAATTACTTTTGGACGACCAATGTGTCGGTCCCGCTCGCGACGATCCGGGCGATCGGCGGTTTCAACGAATCGTTCTCGGAGTACGGATGGGAAGATATCGACGTCGGCCTACGCCTGCGTTTCGCCGGCGTCAAAGCGGTGTTCAATCCGAAAGCGCTCGCATACCATTACAAACCCCGGCCGCGTAGCGGTAACGTCGCGAAAATGGTGGCGCAGGCCCGCGCGCAGGCGCGTACGGCGGTGCAGCTCGCGCAGTTGCACCCGCATTGGCGCACGTATCTCGCGACCGGCATGAACCCCGTGCAGCGTTCCTATCATCGCTTGACGCGCGGGGCACATCGCGGCCGCAGCTTCGAACGCATGCTCGGCGATCTTTCGTTCGACCGCGCGCTGAGCGGAAGGGAACTGCGGGCGGCTCGGGGGTTGGCCACCGAGGCATATTTCGAGGAGTTGGAGCAGGCTATCCGCGCCGGCTGA
- a CDS encoding glycosyltransferase family 9 protein, which translates to MRILLSRTDRIGDLILSTPAIASVRASFPDAYITMVTSPYNHVVMDRNTDVDEVVDLPSAVKPAVFGARYRGYDMAVALAPRNTDLQLVGATRAPIRAGYTYVRRWLARATAPLYVNRLMVSEADPQLCERDPQRVVRHEVEQLLDLAALAGAKQRIARLRLDVTAADRLAVAGFPAEPIVVHIGERWFANGSTLESTLALVGELRALGLPVVVSCAHECHAYAAPFAAVADGVAGELPFHQWAALFERARCVVTVDTGATHVASAVRRPTLVAFEHRFFRLNSQEWAPYGVPSVLVRKPEHGDEASLSQFRAEIVRGARTLIDG; encoded by the coding sequence ATGCGCATTCTGCTATCACGCACCGATCGGATCGGCGACCTCATTCTTTCCACGCCGGCGATCGCATCGGTGCGCGCGTCGTTTCCCGACGCGTACATCACGATGGTTACCAGCCCGTACAATCACGTCGTGATGGATCGCAACACCGATGTCGACGAGGTTGTCGATCTCCCGAGCGCGGTGAAACCGGCGGTCTTCGGCGCGCGCTATCGCGGATACGATATGGCCGTCGCGCTGGCCCCGCGGAATACGGATTTACAACTCGTCGGGGCGACGCGCGCCCCGATTCGGGCCGGGTACACCTACGTGCGGCGTTGGTTGGCGCGCGCAACCGCGCCGTTATACGTCAACCGGCTCATGGTCTCGGAAGCCGATCCGCAACTGTGCGAGCGCGATCCGCAGCGCGTTGTTCGCCACGAAGTGGAACAGTTGCTCGACCTCGCGGCGTTGGCCGGGGCGAAGCAACGCATCGCGCGCTTGCGCTTGGACGTAACGGCGGCCGATCGCCTTGCCGTGGCCGGCTTTCCGGCCGAGCCGATCGTGGTGCACATCGGCGAGCGTTGGTTCGCCAACGGCAGCACGCTGGAGAGCACCCTCGCGCTGGTGGGCGAGCTCCGCGCGCTGGGCCTTCCGGTGGTGGTCAGTTGCGCGCACGAATGCCATGCGTACGCGGCGCCGTTCGCCGCCGTGGCCGACGGAGTGGCCGGGGAGTTGCCGTTTCACCAGTGGGCTGCGCTCTTCGAGCGTGCGCGATGCGTCGTGACGGTGGATACCGGTGCGACCCATGTCGCAAGCGCGGTGCGCAGGCCCACGCTGGTCGCCTTCGAACATCGCTTCTTCCGGCTGAACTCGCAGGAATGGGCGCCATACGGCGTACCGAGCGTGCTCGTTCGCAAGCCGGAGCACGGCGACGAAGCCTCGCTCTCGCAGTTTCGCGCAGAGATCGTGCGCGGCGCCAGAACGTTGATCGATGGCTGA
- a CDS encoding glycosyltransferase: MADISVVIPTYNRLDTLQHVIPTLLAQDLPRERFELLICDSNSNDGTAEYLASVRADARNVRHLPGPYTGRAMARNAGIAAASGEVVLFNDSDILASPDLLSQHLRHHEERRGIAVVGWEVQVKDLEEYAFKRDHPEERGHLHPPTRKKLSWLYFLTGNASVRREDLLRVGSFDESFTGYGHEDLELGYRLQHAGIEILYEPRAVNYHCQDIPHDDQKEKMKLAGRSTVRFYRKHPHFDVQLNLGMTPVSLGVHSLLTRVPALLGYFDRQAPTSKFARDLVQQYYYVSGIKDALHSTQPK; encoded by the coding sequence ATGGCTGATATATCTGTGGTTATCCCAACCTACAACCGGTTGGATACCTTACAACACGTTATCCCGACGCTGCTCGCGCAAGATCTCCCGCGCGAGCGCTTCGAGCTGTTGATCTGCGACTCCAATTCCAACGACGGCACGGCCGAATACTTGGCGAGCGTGCGCGCCGATGCGCGGAACGTGCGCCACCTTCCCGGCCCCTACACCGGCCGCGCGATGGCGCGTAACGCGGGTATCGCCGCCGCGAGCGGCGAGGTGGTGCTCTTCAACGATTCCGATATTCTCGCGTCGCCGGATCTGCTCTCGCAGCATCTTCGCCATCATGAGGAGCGGCGCGGCATCGCGGTCGTCGGATGGGAAGTCCAAGTCAAAGACTTGGAGGAGTACGCCTTCAAGCGCGATCACCCCGAGGAGCGCGGGCATCTCCACCCGCCCACGCGTAAGAAGCTTTCTTGGCTGTACTTTCTGACCGGTAACGCGTCGGTACGGCGCGAGGATCTCTTGCGGGTCGGATCGTTCGACGAAAGCTTCACGGGATACGGACACGAAGATCTCGAGCTCGGCTACCGCTTGCAGCACGCGGGGATCGAAATTCTCTACGAACCGCGCGCCGTGAACTATCATTGCCAAGATATCCCGCACGACGATCAGAAAGAAAAGATGAAACTTGCGGGGCGTTCGACCGTGCGCTTCTACCGCAAGCATCCGCATTTTGACGTGCAGTTGAATTTGGGCATGACGCCGGTCTCGCTTGGAGTGCACTCGCTCCTCACGCGCGTTCCGGCATTGCTGGGATACTTCGACCGGCAAGCACCGACATCGAAATTCGCTCGCGATCTCGTGCAGCAATACTACTACGTTTCGGGCATCAAAGACGCTCTCCACTCAACCCAGCCGAAATGA